A genomic region of Anopheles coustani chromosome 3, idAnoCousDA_361_x.2, whole genome shotgun sequence contains the following coding sequences:
- the LOC131259659 gene encoding L-dopachrome tautomerase yellow-f-like, giving the protein MVSTTEFGTYTSVLQNKPIAMSGNYEGLFEALGDRGASTQSTMHHYDAKTGVLFYAEVNRNSIGCWNTNQVYGADNHAVVHLDNRELIYPSDLTSDHDGTLWVLTNNLPNWIYSRLNESDFNFRVWRQDPAVAIRGTKCDNL; this is encoded by the coding sequence ATGGTGAGTACGACCGAGTTCGGCACGTACACCAGCGTACTGCAGAACAAACCGATCGCCATGTCCGGCAACTACGAGGGACTGTTCGAGGCGCTGGGGGATCGCGGTGCGTCCACACAGTCCACCATGCACCATTACGACGCCAAGACGGGAGTACTCTTCTACGCCGAGGTGAACCGCAATTCGATCGGCTGCTGGAACACTAATCAGGTGTACGGGGCTGACAACCACGCCGTGGTACATCTGGACAATCGGGAGCTGATCTACCCTAGTGACCTCACCAGCGACCACGACGGGACCCTTTGGGTGCTGACCAACAACTTGCCAAACTGGATCTACTCGCGGCTGAACGAGAGTGACTTTAACTTCCGCGTATGGCGTCAGGATCCGGCTGTGGCTATCCGGGGCACCAAGTGTGATAACTTATAA
- the LOC131259666 gene encoding L-dopachrome tautomerase yellow-f2-like, translating to MSLLILCECLLLLAVSRVQTTEFEKVFEWKQISYADLPNERNGKGSAILFPRVQGDAENESFQPYNNIPMGATHYKDRLFITIPRRRPGVPATLNVIDLRQVVPGDRSPPLTAYPTYPINELRPQYEPDLRRLVSVYRTQVDACGRLWFVDTGMLEYPDNRRQVQRPQIWIVDLERDHLVRRFAIPESIVAEGVGMASITVDVEPENCDGAFAYVPDLVANAIYVYSMRADEMWAFGNHSSFRHDPTRAEFNVAG from the exons ATGAGCCTCCTCATATTATGCGAATGTTTGTTGCTGCTTGCTGTGTCCCGTGTGCAGACCACGGAGTTTGAGAAAGTGTTCGAATGGAAGCAGATCTCCTATGCCGATCTTCCGAACGAGAGAAATG GGAAGGGCTCTGCGATTCTTTTTCCACGGGTGCAGGGAGATGCCGAGAACGAGTCGTTCCAACCGTACAACAACATCCCGATGGGAGCGACACACTACAAGGACCGACTTTTCATTACCATTCCTCGACGACGCCCGGGTGTGCCAGCTACGCTGAATGTGATCGACCTGCGCCAGGTGGTACCCGGTGACAGAAGTCCTCCCTTGACGGCCTACCCAACCTATCCGATCAACGAGCTAAGG CCTCAGTATGAACCAGACCTGCGGCGGCTGGTTTCGGTGTATCGCACGCAGGTGGACGCCTGTGGGCGCCTCTGGTTCGTAGACACCGGGATGCTAGAGTATCCGGACAACCGCCGGCAGGTGCAGCGTCCGCAGATCTGGATCGTGGACCTGGAACGGGACCATCTCGTGCGTCGCTTCGCCATCCCGGAGTCGATCGTCGCGGAAGGGGTCGGCATGGCTAGCATCACGGTGGACGTTGAGCCGGAGAACTGTGACGGAGCGTTCGCGTACGTGCCGGATCTGGTTGCGAACGCCATCTACGTGTACAGTATGCGGGCGGACGAAATGTGGGCGTTTGGCAATCACTCCTCGTTCCGGCACGATCCAACCCGCGCTGAGTTCAACGTGGCCGGCTAG
- the LOC131259671 gene encoding L-dopachrome tautomerase yellow-f-like, translating to MCWKEPVVIVLCCLALVVPIRCDEFEEVFRWKLLDFNNLTDAEEGAPGIFFPEEVDEPTTNGLNESFTRYHNLPMGVTHHKGRLFVTIPRRRTGIPSTLNVIVLDQVPAGEKSPRLTAYPDLITNKLRKSYEPDPKRLVSVYRTRVDRCDRLWFVDTGFLEYPGHRKQVQRPALWIIDLLQDRKVRQFEIPESIVAEGHGMASVTVDSSADDCEAAFAYIPDLAFYRLYVYSFKENRMWKFQHEFLSFDPRMTGFGVAGVRFRWNDGIFSVALGPLAGANAADGRKVFFHAMASTSEYQTTTPVLQNETLAKVGGYDHLFTHLGERGLKTQCTIHQYDPATGVLFYAEVNRNSIGCWNSAQRFDPENHGIVHLDNRNFIYPSDMTLDSDGELWVMTNTLPRYAYAKLDIEDYNFRIWRQQPAKAIAGTICAPGA from the exons ATGTGCTGGAAGGAACCGGTGGTGATCGTGTTGTGTTGCTTGGCGTTGGTGGTGCCCATCCGGTGTGACGAGTTCGAGGAGGTGTTTCGGTGGAAATTGCTCGATTTTAATAACCTTACCGATGCTGAAG AAGGTGCACCGGGAATTTTCTTCCCGGAGGAGGTGGACGAACCCACGACCAACGGTCTGAACGAGAGTTTCACGCGCTACCACAATCTGCCAATGGGAGTGACCCACCATAAGGGCCGGCTGTTCGTGACCATACCGCGGCGCCGCACGGGCATACCCTCGACGCTGAACGTCATTGTGCTGGACCAGGTTCCGGCCGGTGAGAAGTCGCCTCGGTTGACGGCCTATCCGGATTTGATCACGAACAAGCTGCGG AAATCGTATGAACCCGACCCGAAGCGATTGGTGTCTGTCTATCGAACCCGTGTCGATCGCTGCGATCGCTTGTGGTTCGTCGATACGGGCTTTCTAGAGTACCCAGGCCACCGCAAGCAGGTACAGCGGCCCGCTCTGTGGATCATCGACCTGCTGCAGGATCGTAAGGTGCGCCAGTTCGAGATACCGGAGTCCATCGTGGCCGAGGGGCACGGTATGGCGAGTGTCACCGTCGACTCGTCCGCCGACGATTGTGAGGCTGCGTTCGCGTACATCCCCGATCTTGCCTTCTATCGGCTGTACGTGTATAGCTTCAAGGAGAACCGCATGTGGAAGTTCCAGCACGAGTTTCTATCGTTCGATCCGCGCATGACCGGATTCGGGGTAGCCGGCGTGCGGTTCCGCTGGAATGATGGCATATTCTCGGTGGCGCTGGGCCCGCTGGCAGGGGCTAACGCTGCCGATGGGCGGAAAGTCTTCTTCCACGCGATGGCCAGTACCTCCGAGTACCAGACGACCACACCGGTACTCCAGAACGAAACGCTGGCCAAGGTCGGTGGCTATGATCATCTGTTTACG CACCTTGGCGAACGAGGATTAAAGACACAGTGCACAATTCACCAGTACGACCCCGCGACGGGCGTGCTCTTCTACGCCGAGGTCAACCGTAATTCGATCGGCTGCTGGAACTCGGCCCAACGGTTCGATCCGGAGAACCATGGTATCGTCCATCTCGACAATCGAAACTTCATCTATCCGTCCGATATGACG CTCGACAGTGACGGTGAACTGTGGGTGATGACGAACACACTGCCGCGGTATGCGTACGCGAAGCTCGACATCGAGGACTATAATTTCCGCATCTGGCGGCAGCAACCGGCTAAAGCGATCGCGGGAACCATCTGCGCACCGGGTGCATAA
- the LOC131259680 gene encoding L-dopachrome tautomerase yellow-f2-like yields MPRSYGVFLLLTALVAYASGQVDEVLKWQKVEYDVPAEVLQRPNGYIPIGNIPMGAVHYKNRVFVAVARRRWGIPSTLNVVDISPPFPNDNVVLKPYPNFALNELRADLQPDANRIVTVYRPRVDRCDRLWFVDTGMMEIPGNFTVVQRPSVWSIDLKTNEPIHRFEIPKEAVETGYGLTSITLDVDPTDCEKVFVYISDLQTYRMVVYDYQNRRAWRFLHNYFFLNPLEGDYTIQGINFAWDDGIFSIALGNPDPATKFRTAYFHALSSNSEFTVSTRVLRNETASQRSWHGADFQLLGYRGARTQSSIHAFDPETGVIFFALIQQNAVSCWDSNKPFAPQNMAIVYKNDKDIVYPNDLSIDQDGYVWFMTNSIIKLLYSELKLDEFNFFVWRANIKEIIKGTVCDPASPPNTQTTQRFGDSNNNDRVTFYEFKDRPGPGGGPHGGWGHGKGHGGRYH; encoded by the exons ATGCCGCGATCATACGGAGTATTCCTACTCCTGACGGCGCTGGTAGCGTATGCCAGTGGCCAGGTAGATGAGGTCCTTAAGTGGCAGAAGGTCGAGTACGATGTGCCGGCCGAAGTACTGCAGCGTCCAAATGGCTACATCCCGATCGGCAACATTCCGATGGGAGCCGTGCACTACAAGAACCGAGTGTTTGTTGCGGTGGCCCGTCGTCGATGGGGTATTCCGTCAACATTGAACGTGGTGGACATTTCGCCTCCGTTCCCCAACGACAACGTTGTCCTGAAACCGTACCCCAACTTTGCTCTCAACGAGCTTCGG GCGGATCTGCAACCAGATGCTAACAGAATTGTCACCGTCTATCGGCCACGTGTTGATCGCTGCGATCGTCTATGGTTTGTCGACACTGGAATGATGGAAATCCCCG GAAATTTCACCGTTGTCCAGCGTCCGTCGGTGTGGTCGATCGATCTTAAAACGAACGAGCCGATCCATCGTTTTGAAATCCCCAAGGAGGCTGTCGAGACCGGGTACGGGCTGACGTCGATCACCCTCGACGTGGACCCCACCGACTGCGAGAAGGTGTTCGTCTACATCTCCGATCTGCAAACGTACCGCATGGTGGTGTACGACTACCAGAATCGCCGGGCGTGGCGCTTCCTGCACAACTATTTCTTCCTGAACCCGCTGGAGGGCGACTACACCATCCAGGGTATCAACTTCGCCTGGGACGATGGCATCTTCTCGATTGCCCTCGGTAACCCCGATCCGGCTACCAAGTTCCGCACGGCGTACTTCCACGCCCTGTCGAGTAACTCCGAGTTCACCGTGTCGACGCGTGTGCTGCGTAACGAAACGGCATCCCAGCGCTCCTGGCACGGCGCGGACTTCCAGCTGCTCGGGTACCGCGGTGCCCGCACGCAATCGAGCATCCACGCGTTCGATCCGGAAACGGGCGTCATCTTCTTCGCGTTGATCCAACAAAATGCAGTCAGCTGTTGGGACTCGAACAAGCCGTTCGCTCCGCAAAACATGGCCATCGTGTACAAGAACGACAAGGACATCGTTTACCCCAACGATCTTTCG ATCGACCAGGATGGCTACGTGTGGTTTATGACCAACTCGATCATCAAGCTACTATACTCCGAGCTGAAGCTGGACGAGTTCAACTTCTTCGTGTGGCGCGCCAACATTAAGGAGATCATCAAGGGAACGGTTTGCGATCCGGCTTCGCCACCAAACACCCAAACCACGCAGCGCTTCGGCGACTCGAACAACAACGACCGCGTGACTTTCTACGAATTCAAGGATAGGCCCGGTCCGGGTGGTGGCCCGCACGGCGGCTGGGGACATGGCAAGGGACACGGTGGACGTTACCATTAA